Sequence from the Tenrec ecaudatus isolate mTenEca1 chromosome 6, mTenEca1.hap1, whole genome shotgun sequence genome:
GGAACTATTTCAAATGAGTACCGTGTTTGGGGGTAGGTAACATTTTTAGAGTGTTAAGGTAAAAACCACATTTTAACTTTTGGCATCCTGTATAATTCTTTACTGTTGTTCTTCCTCTGCTGGTTAATTGTCTATAATCTGAAAAGCGACAATTAAGAAAAAAGGACTTCATTGAGCTGTGACTAATTCTGATCCCTAAAGGGTAGATTAAGAATGATCTGTCTGCGACTAATTGGTACATTTATTAACTGTGATTAAAAATCTGAGGCAATATGTTCAACTAAGACTATTGTTTCTTTATGCATCTTGTGATCAGATTTAATGATGTGTCAAGAAAAAAtagaagcagaaaattaaaatcttTATATGAGTAAGTGATGTTTCCATTACAGAGCAATTGTCTGCACAGATGCACTCAGACTACCAATAAAATCTAACTACCCTTCATGCGTTGTATTAGGGGTGGAGGATTCACTTTCAACTGATAGCGCAGTAATGAAGGAATCAATGTAgcaaagttcactgccatcaaatcgatgctgactcagagcaaacctACCGATGGCAGCTATTTCCAGACCATTTGACGGTCATTTTTCTTTGCCCACAGGAAGACGCCATTCAGAGGGAAGGGCACATGCGATGGGGGGAAGGCTTCGTGCTGGTCTATGACATTACCGACCGAGGAAGTTTTGAGGAAGTGCTGCCGCTTAAGAACATTCTAGATGAGATCAAAAAACCCAAAAATGTGACTCTCATCTTGGTTGGGAACAAGGCAGACTTGGACCACTCCCGGCAGGTTAGTACAGAGGAAGGAGAGAAGCTGGCAACAGAGTTGGCATGTGCTTTCTACGAGTGCTCTGCCTGCACCGGGGAAGGAAACATCATGGAGATGTTCTACGAGCTGTGCAGGGAGGTGCGTCGCCGGAGGATGGTCCAGGGCAAGACGCGGAGACGCAGCTCCACCACACACGTCAAGCAGGCCATCAACAAGATGCTCACTAAAATCAGTAGTTAGATACAGCTCAGTTACACCAGAGGCAGGCTAAGTAGTTGGAAACACTCGCCTAATTCCTTCCTTCCCAGAATGAAACGAAATACTTCATTCCTTGTTTTGATTCTGAGAAATGCTTGGGCATCCTCCCCTTCCCAGCCTCTCATGTATTGGGAAGTCTTAAAGTGACACTTTTCCTCTTTCCTGTTTGAATAGAGAGACTATAATGCAGTTTGAATATGCATTTCTAATTTGGTTGGGTTCACATTCAGCTGTGTTTAAGCATCTTCACCTTGCTTAAGTTTCAGTCCTTTCAGAGATAGTCATTTTTAGACTCCATTTCATCAGAGATtacaaatgattaccttaaaagtctAGGATAACACACAATACAGTAAAAACACAGGACACTTAGTTATCAGAGCAGGAAATAAAGACTTGTTATGATTTGAAGTGAGGATTTTCAAATGATCTTAAACCCAAATGTGTTCAAATATTTCCTTTGTAATAGAGTTCAGGTTGAGCTACTTCTGTGATTCAAACATTACTTAATTATAACAGGCAGCAAGATCTCTCAGTTCAGATACTGCTAGACAGTTTCTCATTAATCTCATGGTGATAAAAAAGCATTAGCAATCTTTCACCAAACCCTAACTATAGAGACAGTCTGAGTAACAGAAAAGATCCATTCCTAAATGTACTTTACGTCAAAATCGTAGGTAATTGGCACCAGTGCATGCCGTTTTTATTCAGCCATACTTTAGTGCAAGTcagaagtcctggtggcgtagcagGTTACTTGTTGctctgctaacctcatggtccgcagtttgaaaccaccagctgctccctgggagatagatgaggctttctacttataaatatttatagtttggaaacccaaaggggcagttctaccttatgatcttaaagggtcacagtgtgtagaattgaagaaatggcagggagtttggttattTTTGAGATTTAGTGCAAGAAATGGCTTGAAGCTTTTTCAGCTATTTAAAAGCTACACATGCAATAAGTGAAGGTGATTGTGTGAAGAATTTGTTATGAGAGGAATAGCTTTGGTCCTTCTAGAGTGACCGTAAATTTATACAGCATTGAGGGCAAGTAGGAGATATCCATGTCTGATATTCACACCCCAGAGAGTTGCTCAATATAAAACCCAGTAGAGGGTCTAGAGTTAGACATGCATATTCCTTTCTCTCTACTTGCCATCTTGGTAGGCTGAAAAAACAAGAAATAACAATGAAGTTTAACTATCCCTTCACTGGAGGGCCAACTTGTGTGTCAGGCACAGACAGAAAAATAAGCCTCTGATTTATTGACTTGACCACATGACTTCAATATTTGGGGTAAATTAATCCAATTAGGAGAATACAGAAAAGTTGGTTAAAGTTCATGATACTGGAAACATGTTTGTAAAACAGATTTTGTATTGTAGAAGTATACTATATAACTGACATGACGTTTTCTTTCACCCTGTTATGCCCCCTATAGATTAAGATTTGGACACTTTattttagaagaaaatatatatcttttacatatgtatgtatttataaatGCATAGGTATATGTATAAAATTTGTAAGAGTTGGAAGCTTTAATTCACCAATGCATTTGGGAAATTttgtgtagttgatttaattttaTGTGATTATAATAAAAAGCATCATTTTCACATCTGTCACCTCCTGGAAATTTTCTTATGGTAACATGAAGGAGTTGAAGTTTGGGAATACGATTGAATTGCAATTTATGAATCAGTGAACCAAAAATTAAATGAGCTTCTGTACATAATAGCTAATATATTTGGAGTACTTATGTGCTATTTTAAGCACTTCATTTTCTCATCAAGTCCTCACAGAAGCCCTATGTGAGAGAAAGTACTGCACACATAACTGTGGACATGTGGACACTGAGCCACAGGGAATATTTGCACAGCTATTTTGTGGTAGAGACAAGATTTTAGCTCATAGTATCGAACTCCAGAATCGACACTGTTATCCAGTAGAGTTTTGTGGGGATAGAGATAGaataaagatttattttattCATGCATGTAATAATCAACAAATACTGAGGCCTTCCATATATTTTGAACACATAACTTTGCACACGTTAGTCATTTGCTGAGTCTGAGATGAGCCTTAATGACAGaaccaaacaaatacataaagcaAAGTCTTTTAGACATGAAACAAGGGACGTTCTTATGATCGTGCCAGCGCCTTCGAGGTGGCTACGGTGCAGGTTTCAGGGAACAGTCTTGGAAGGAAGTGCCCCAGAGAAGCTGGAAACTTAATGATTTTAGGAAAGTAAAACCAGAGTTTGGAGAGGTCAAAGTATAAGGCTGTGTAGATAAATGGTGAGAAGGGCACAGAGAGAAATCTCCAGAGATCGCCACAAGAGAGTCCCTGTCAGTCTTTGGTTGTGCGTGGATTTGTGTACGTGAGACGGAACTACAGGACGCAGAGAAAGAAGCACCAAAACCAGAAGGCCAGAAATTTGGAAAATGTACAATAAGGTGGGAGACAGTTTGTATTCCTACTGGACAGAGCGTGAGAATACTTTACAATACACAAGAGTTCTCAGGAAATGATGGGTCTCAATCAGCTCTAAATCTGATTTCAGCTTCAAAAAAGATGAATGTCTAGAAAGAATGAAGCAGTCCTTGTCGGGATGCATTTTCTCAGCATCTCAATCTCCTCTTGTGCACCTACTAATTAGTCTAAATTGCCGATGAGAACGCAACCTGTGGcatgctgtgggtttccaagattgtcagtGGTGTAACCCACAGCCCCACTGCGGCTCAGCAAGCAGTGCAGCATGCGTGGTGTAATTACCATCCCAGAAATAGAGGGGAGTGATGATGGGGTGGAGGAAAAGATTGAAACAATGACTAAAACAAGTTTTATTGAGATGGAATGAAAATTATAAACCCATCGCTTCATGGGGCTCAATAGACTTCAAGGAGTAGAAGCAAAGAAAATACCAGATACAAGAAAatcaaattgttttaaaaagcagTGAGAATGAGAAATATTTGAAAGCAACCTGAGGGAGTAACAATATCCATTATGTAAAGACAAACAGAGAATGACAGACTTTACTTTCCTAACTATGCAAGCTAAGAGATTTACCAAATtcctttaaatggttaaagaaaaaaatcagcttGTAATTCTATTCCAAATGAAATAAAGATGATTTAATATGATAAAAGAGTTCATTGAATTTCCCACCAGCAGATCTATACTGCCAAAAAGTTTAAAGGCTGTTTACTAAGAAGGAAAATATAAATGTAGAGGACAGCAGGCACCTATGAGAATTTAAAAGGTTGTGGGTTTTTTCTTCTAATTTTAAATCTTCTTGATGATAAATAATATTTGAACAAATAATGAGTTTATCACATATGTACAAGTAAAATCTATGAAAAATAAAGGATAGGGGGGGAAAGGAATTATAGGTTGAGATTTTCTTACATTGTGTAGCATGTAATGATGCAACCTTGGACCCAATTCCTCTGCCACAaagaccattctgactcatcatgacccggtATAGGGTCTGTGAgagtgtaaatcttcatgggagcagaaattctcatctttctccaagatTATAAACTTTAgagatatttcttttttaaatcattttaatagaggctttaaagctcttataacaatccataaatccattgtatcaagcacatttgtacatatgttgccttcatcctttttggaacattttctttctacttgagccctcgataTGAGCTCCGCATAATTAcgcttcccccactccccacacaccccaccctcccaccctcatgcacccttaataaattacaaattattgttttcacatcttacagtcctctgtctcccttcacccatgtttttgttgttcgtcACCTGTGGGCAGTGTTGGAGTGTTATACATTGATCTTTGCAatcgttctccctttctccccgccACCTTGCCCCTACCTCATAGTATCACTATTTCCAGTATCGTTCCtgagtttgtctgtcctggattcagtgtgttgagagctcttatctgtaccaatgtgcatgctctggtccagccaaatttgtaaggtagaacttggatcatgatagtgtgtgtggggggtggggcgagtaTTAAAGAGGTAGAGGAAtgtttatgtttcattggtgctctactgcatcctgactggcttgtcccttccttgtgacccttctttaaggggatgtccaattgtctacaaatgggctttgagtctccactccaccatCACCCattgttcacattgatatgattgcttTGGGTTTTCTCATGCCTGATCCTGTcgatgacacttcatgatcatacatgcttcttccatgtgggctttgttgcttcccatctagatggccacttgttttccttcaagcctctaagaccccagacactatatcttttaatagtcagacaccatcagctttcttcaccacatttgcatatgaagCCATTTGTCTTCGGGGATGGTGTCTGGGAAGGCGAGCAGCACAGAATGCCAcgatattagaacaaagtattcttgtgtcgagggagtacttgagtatatGCCCAAAGTCTGTCTCCTATCTTAATATGTagcatataaatagatgtacatagatctatgtccctatcattatgtgtaaatatatttgcacattTGTGTGCCTAtaattatatctctataaatgtcctttgcctcctagttctttcctgtatttccttttcctttccttttgtcctattattatgttcgaccttcatttggctttcagtaattcctctaggctagagtttttaaaaaacattttattagggactcatacaactcttatcacaatccatacgtacatcaattgtgcaaaggacatctgtacattctttgccctcatcattttccggggaggaggtcacctgtagatccttgtaatcagttccctctttacaacccactcaccctct
This genomic interval carries:
- the RERG gene encoding ras-related and estrogen-regulated growth inhibitor, whose amino-acid sequence is MAKCAEVKLAIFGRAGVGKSALVVRFLTKRFIWEYDPTLESTYRHQATIDDEVVSMEILDTAGQEDAIQREGHMRWGEGFVLVYDITDRGSFEEVLPLKNILDEIKKPKNVTLILVGNKADLDHSRQVSTEEGEKLATELACAFYECSACTGEGNIMEMFYELCREVRRRRMVQGKTRRRSSTTHVKQAINKMLTKISS